One region of Armatimonadota bacterium genomic DNA includes:
- a CDS encoding alpha-L-fucosidase produces the protein MLSLLIAMSITQDPPAPVGPLPSANQMAWHERQYYAFVHFGPNTFTGVEWGQGTEDPNIFNPTEFDARQWCRVFKEAGMTGVIITAKHHDGFALWPSKYTDHSVKASKWRDGKGDVLKDLSEACKEYGLWMGVYLSPWDRNHPTYGTAEYNDVFVNMLEEVLTNYGDMKEVWFDGANGEGPNGKRQIYDWPRFEATVREFAPNAVIFGDGGDVRWVGNESGFVGETNWNFLPSGHYPGDQSIYSFLFEGDPNGDKYSPGECDVSIRPGWFWRESENDRVKSIEQLSEIYYRSIGHGGNLLLNVPPDSRGLIHKNDVHALMEFRRWREETFEEDLSQKMQLDFENRPAGSERMVQVLSDHDPTTYYEVPRPKIGLVYALSWTKPTLVDHVVIQENLINSQRITHFSVWLFSRNQDSPYLTLARGTTVGYRRIVQFPPLEVKDGESLMVEVFGPGGVPIRVASIEAYLGVPSVEIASGAPSFMGEQTIELKSDNPFAEIRYTLDGASPQEYSPLYEGPIKIDKTVTLKAAAFYEGRRSFKPIEQKFTRYDKQELMPAIVFIRAPDPGLRYFYIEQGWQTLDQLKDAKETETGVSMMGLDLRLRKRDEHFGFKFQGVITAPKDGIYTFSLTSDDGSRLYIDDKLIVDNDGLHGLVTKQGMAPLAKGFHMIRVEYFNATGALGLKLEMTGPEIKKHEMRAEEFKH, from the coding sequence ATGCTCAGCCTGCTGATAGCCATGTCCATCACCCAAGACCCGCCGGCGCCGGTCGGGCCGCTGCCGAGCGCGAACCAGATGGCCTGGCACGAGCGGCAGTACTACGCGTTCGTGCACTTCGGCCCCAACACCTTCACCGGGGTCGAATGGGGGCAGGGCACCGAAGACCCAAACATCTTCAACCCGACCGAGTTCGACGCGCGGCAGTGGTGCCGGGTTTTCAAAGAAGCGGGCATGACCGGCGTGATCATCACCGCCAAACACCACGACGGCTTCGCGCTCTGGCCAAGCAAGTACACAGACCATAGCGTGAAGGCGAGCAAGTGGCGCGACGGCAAGGGCGACGTGCTCAAAGACTTGAGCGAGGCGTGCAAGGAGTACGGGCTGTGGATGGGCGTGTACCTCTCGCCGTGGGACCGCAACCACCCGACTTACGGAACGGCTGAGTATAACGACGTTTTCGTCAACATGCTCGAAGAGGTGCTGACCAACTACGGCGACATGAAAGAAGTGTGGTTCGACGGCGCGAACGGCGAAGGCCCGAACGGCAAGCGACAGATCTACGACTGGCCGCGCTTCGAAGCGACCGTGCGCGAGTTTGCGCCGAACGCCGTGATCTTCGGCGACGGCGGTGACGTGCGGTGGGTCGGAAACGAGAGCGGTTTCGTCGGCGAAACCAATTGGAACTTCCTGCCCTCTGGTCACTATCCGGGCGACCAGTCGATCTACAGTTTCCTTTTCGAAGGCGACCCGAACGGCGACAAGTACTCCCCCGGCGAGTGCGACGTCTCGATCCGCCCCGGCTGGTTCTGGCGCGAGTCAGAGAACGACCGCGTCAAGTCGATTGAGCAACTCAGCGAGATTTACTACCGCTCAATCGGCCACGGAGGGAACCTGTTGCTCAACGTCCCGCCAGACTCACGCGGGTTGATCCACAAGAACGACGTCCATGCGCTGATGGAGTTCAGGCGCTGGCGGGAGGAGACATTCGAAGAAGATCTGTCTCAGAAAATGCAATTAGATTTCGAAAACCGCCCTGCCGGAAGTGAGCGCATGGTTCAAGTCTTAAGCGATCACGATCCGACCACGTACTATGAGGTTCCCCGTCCCAAAATCGGCTTGGTCTACGCCTTGAGCTGGACAAAGCCAACGCTTGTCGATCACGTCGTAATTCAAGAAAACCTTATCAACAGTCAACGAATCACGCATTTCAGCGTGTGGCTGTTCAGCAGAAATCAAGATTCGCCCTACCTGACCTTAGCGAGAGGAACTACTGTCGGCTATCGACGCATTGTCCAATTTCCTCCGCTTGAAGTCAAAGATGGCGAGTCTCTCATGGTCGAAGTATTCGGCCCTGGCGGCGTTCCAATAAGGGTAGCGAGTATCGAAGCGTATCTCGGCGTGCCCTCGGTCGAGATAGCAAGCGGCGCGCCGTCGTTCATGGGTGAGCAAACGATCGAACTGAAGTCCGACAATCCTTTCGCCGAAATTCGTTACACACTCGATGGTGCGAGTCCGCAGGAGTACTCACCGCTCTACGAAGGCCCGATCAAGATCGACAAGACTGTGACGCTCAAAGCCGCAGCGTTCTATGAAGGTCGGCGCTCGTTCAAACCGATCGAGCAGAAGTTCACGCGATACGACAAACAGGAATTGATGCCAGCGATCGTGTTCATAAGAGCGCCCGACCCAGGTCTGCGCTACTTCTACATCGAACAGGGCTGGCAGACGCTCGACCAGTTGAAGGATGCGAAAGAGACCGAGACCGGCGTTAGCATGATGGGCCTCGACCTCCGCCTAAGGAAGAGAGACGAGCACTTCGGCTTCAAGTTCCAAGGCGTCATCACCGCGCCGAAGGACGGCATCTACACCTTCAGCCTCACCAGCGACGACGGCAGCCGACTCTACATCGACGACAAACTGATCGTAGACAACGACGGCCTGCACGGACTGGTCACGAAGCAAGGCATGGCGCCGCTCGCGAAAGGCTTCCATATGATCCGGGTCGAATACTTCAATGCCACCGGCGCGCTAGGCCTGAAGCTAGAGATGACCGGGCCGGAGATTAAGAAGCACGAGATGAGGGCAGAGGAGTTTAAGCATTGA
- a CDS encoding sugar ABC transporter permease yields MFLAYPIFASIYFSFTSYSVLNPPIWVGLENYSTLIADEVFWKSLFNTLFFAALFIPLATVVALGLALLLNTKVRFMSIYRTVFFVPSLVPVVSLVILWLWLFNGEYGLINTMLGWVGIDGPNWLGDVRWSKPAIVFMSLWGVGNAMIIYLAGLQEVPLSLYEAADIDGATAWKKTLHVTIPLISPVILFNVIMSIIGSLQIFTQPFVMSSTGAPARSIYFYSMYIYDNAFNYNKMGYASAMAWIMFIIIFFLTVFALKKSDKFVHYEGG; encoded by the coding sequence ATGTTCCTCGCCTATCCGATCTTCGCGTCGATCTACTTCAGCTTCACCTCCTACTCCGTCCTCAACCCGCCGATCTGGGTCGGGCTCGAGAACTACTCGACGCTGATCGCCGACGAGGTGTTCTGGAAGTCGCTTTTCAACACGCTCTTCTTCGCCGCACTGTTCATTCCGCTTGCCACGGTCGTCGCGCTGGGGCTTGCGCTGCTCTTGAACACCAAGGTGCGGTTCATGTCGATCTACCGCACGGTTTTCTTCGTCCCCTCGCTCGTGCCGGTCGTGTCGTTGGTCATCCTGTGGCTGTGGCTGTTCAATGGCGAGTACGGGCTGATCAACACCATGCTCGGCTGGGTCGGCATCGACGGGCCGAACTGGCTCGGCGACGTTCGCTGGTCGAAGCCCGCGATCGTGTTCATGTCACTCTGGGGAGTCGGCAACGCGATGATCATCTACCTTGCCGGCCTGCAGGAGGTTCCGCTGTCGCTCTACGAAGCTGCCGACATCGACGGCGCGACCGCGTGGAAGAAGACGTTGCACGTCACGATCCCGCTGATCTCGCCCGTGATCCTGTTCAACGTGATCATGAGCATCATCGGCTCGCTGCAGATCTTCACACAGCCGTTCGTCATGTCCTCGACCGGGGCACCCGCCCGGTCGATCTACTTCTACTCGATGTACATCTACGACAACGCGTTCAACTACAACAAGATGGGGTACGCGAGCGCGATGGCGTGGATCATGTTCATCATCATCTTCTTCCTGACTGTCTTCGCGCTCAAAAAGAGCGATAAGTTCGTTCACTACGAGGGCGGGTAA
- a CDS encoding formylglycine-generating enzyme family protein, which yields MPRSVLSGVVRVSPVLLLGLILVSSCGEGTDTAGKPEDTSPNKTEQIRTNPIDPDLSNMVYVEGGAFQMGSNDNKPDERPVHEVTVNGFWMETHEVTNEQFAKFVEETDYKTSADDFKNSIVFTGSEGPVDLRNVSAWWEIRDGTNWRHPEGPGSDIEGRMDHPVVHVSWEDAMAYAEWAGKSLPTEAQWEYAAKKGLTGDPKLPQANIFHGEFPYNNTVKDGYEATAPVGSFPPNSLGLYDMAGNVWEWCTDWYRYDYYSNSPKDNPTGPNSSLDPDEPNSPKKTIRGGSFLCHETYCSGFLPSTRMKTPPTDSHSHTGFRCVVNGR from the coding sequence ATGCCACGTTCGGTTTTGTCCGGGGTGGTCCGGGTTAGTCCGGTTTTGCTTTTGGGGCTCATCTTAGTTTCAAGCTGTGGAGAAGGAACTGACACTGCCGGCAAACCCGAAGACACAAGTCCGAACAAAACCGAACAAATCCGAACAAATCCGATCGACCCAGACCTCTCCAACATGGTCTACGTCGAAGGCGGCGCATTCCAAATGGGATCGAACGACAACAAGCCAGACGAACGACCGGTGCATGAAGTCACCGTCAACGGGTTCTGGATGGAGACGCACGAAGTCACAAACGAGCAGTTCGCAAAGTTCGTCGAGGAAACAGATTACAAGACCAGCGCGGACGACTTCAAGAACTCGATCGTGTTCACTGGGAGCGAAGGGCCAGTCGATCTGCGCAACGTCTCAGCCTGGTGGGAGATCAGAGACGGCACGAACTGGCGACACCCTGAAGGCCCAGGCAGCGACATCGAGGGCCGCATGGACCACCCTGTCGTGCACGTCAGCTGGGAGGACGCGATGGCGTACGCGGAATGGGCGGGAAAATCGCTGCCGACCGAGGCGCAGTGGGAGTACGCCGCGAAGAAGGGACTGACCGGCGACCCGAAACTCCCGCAGGCGAACATCTTTCACGGCGAGTTCCCTTACAACAACACCGTCAAAGACGGCTACGAAGCGACCGCGCCGGTCGGATCGTTTCCACCCAACTCACTCGGGCTTTACGACATGGCTGGCAACGTCTGGGAGTGGTGCACCGACTGGTACCGCTACGACTACTACTCGAACAGTCCAAAGGACAACCCAACAGGCCCGAACAGCAGCCTAGACCCCGACGAACCGAACAGCCCGAAGAAAACGATCCGTGGCGGTTCGTTCCTGTGCCATGAGACGTACTGCAGCGGATTTCTCCCGTCGACGCGCATGAAGACTCCGCCGACTGACAGCCACAGTCACACCGGCTTTCGCTGCGTCGTCAACGGCCGGTGA
- a CDS encoding carbohydrate ABC transporter permease, with protein MDRSALKEVPKTTGVYEFDRDGLVFPGFIRSEEDGIAQFEIIGSSSEAGTVLEVPKDDLRPVKEVSFQFHNFADAISYGEQTLGYKPFLVYARNTILFCILFVGGVVISNSIVAYSFARLRWPGRDLVFALTLATMMIPFPVIMVPLFTLFVKLDWAGTFRPLWVPAWFGSAFSIFLLRQFYKSIPNELSEAAKIDGCSEWGIYYKVILPLTKPALAVVALFAFMSSWNDFLGPLIYLHSQEHFTLSLGLNFYRSQQGAQWHLLMAASTVVLAPVIILFFFTQRLFIQGIAATGLKG; from the coding sequence ATGGACCGGTCGGCCCTGAAAGAGGTGCCGAAGACCACTGGCGTCTATGAATTCGACCGCGACGGCCTCGTCTTTCCCGGCTTCATCAGGTCGGAAGAGGACGGTATCGCACAGTTCGAGATCATCGGCTCGTCCTCCGAGGCCGGGACGGTGCTCGAAGTTCCGAAAGACGACTTACGACCGGTCAAAGAGGTCTCGTTCCAGTTCCACAACTTCGCCGACGCGATTTCATACGGCGAACAGACGCTCGGTTACAAACCGTTCCTGGTTTACGCGCGCAACACGATTCTGTTCTGCATCCTTTTCGTGGGCGGCGTGGTGATCTCCAATTCGATCGTCGCCTATTCGTTCGCGCGGCTCCGCTGGCCGGGGCGCGACCTTGTCTTCGCTCTCACCCTCGCGACCATGATGATCCCCTTCCCCGTCATCATGGTGCCGCTGTTCACCCTGTTCGTGAAGCTCGACTGGGCCGGTACGTTTCGTCCGCTCTGGGTGCCGGCGTGGTTCGGCAGCGCTTTCAGCATCTTCCTTCTGAGGCAGTTCTACAAGTCGATCCCGAACGAGCTGAGCGAGGCCGCGAAGATCGACGGCTGCAGCGAGTGGGGCATCTACTACAAGGTCATCCTGCCGCTCACCAAGCCCGCGCTGGCGGTCGTTGCGCTCTTCGCGTTCATGTCGTCGTGGAACGACTTCCTCGGCCCGCTCATTTACCTCCATAGCCAGGAGCACTTCACCCTCTCGCTCGGCCTGAACTTCTATCGGAGCCAGCAGGGCGCGCAGTGGCACCTGCTCATGGCGGCGTCGACAGTCGTCCTTGCACCGGTCATCATCCTGTTCTTCTTCACACAGAGGCTGTTCATCCAGGGCATCGCTGCGACTGGGCTGAAGGGATGA
- a CDS encoding PEP-CTERM sorting domain-containing protein — MRSIFVVSILVLSSAAFAQPAFWSGDTTGQATWDRPLSFTGISSLGPVHFEIQPFWVTVGSEYVFEVNGTGHPDTYIHVYEGTFNPLDQLVNLIAGDDDFSDTFTVLSGTGQGFASSRIALGEGSNYGGAGTGLNLTAGSQYFAIVSGFGAGDFGPYDAGIGGGQGQVNLGIVPEPATLTVLGLGALALLRRRRRKTSA; from the coding sequence ATGAGAAGCATTTTTGTTGTATCTATTTTAGTTCTATCGTCGGCAGCCTTCGCCCAGCCCGCCTTCTGGTCCGGTGACACAACCGGCCAGGCGACTTGGGATCGGCCGCTTAGCTTTACAGGCATATCGAGTCTCGGACCTGTACACTTTGAAATTCAACCGTTCTGGGTGACCGTCGGGAGCGAGTACGTTTTCGAGGTAAACGGCACCGGCCATCCCGACACGTATATCCACGTGTATGAGGGCACCTTTAATCCGCTCGACCAGCTCGTCAATCTGATTGCGGGCGACGACGACTTCAGCGACACGTTTACTGTGCTGAGCGGTACAGGCCAGGGCTTTGCTTCTTCACGAATTGCTCTGGGCGAAGGCTCAAATTACGGAGGCGCGGGGACGGGCCTCAACTTGACGGCCGGCTCGCAGTACTTTGCGATCGTTTCTGGGTTCGGCGCAGGGGATTTCGGTCCGTACGACGCCGGCATCGGCGGCGGACAAGGCCAGGTAAACCTTGGGATAGTTCCTGAGCCCGCTACTCTCACAGTCCTCGGACTCGGCGCGCTGGCGCTCCTGCGACGCCGCCGACGCAAGACCTCCGCTTAG
- a CDS encoding ABC transporter substrate-binding protein, whose translation MKTLGKLVPLLAVVLVIGAFWASEVIVRPKEIKDRVRISYWEKWSDIEFEAIKRVVDEFNDSQDDIYVDLLPVSSIHQKTMLATSAGVPPDVAGLYSFNVAQYVHDNAIIPLDEFCKDAGITRDDYIAVYWDLGVFQGKIYALPTTPATNALHYNKAMFRNAGLDADSPPKTIEELDEYSKALTKIGKNGSIVQSGFMHAEPGWWNWAWGYFFGGRLWDGESQITCNEPEIVEAMRWVQKHAQQFGTGNLQNFKSGFGKFASPQNAFMDEKVAMVLQGVWMSNFINTYNPDLEWDAVPFPHPASRPDLANMTIAEADILVIPRGAKHPKEAFEFIKFVQSQHAMELLCLGQRKHSPLAEASDEFYEQHPNPRIRLFTELAKGPNAVSVPKIAIWPEYQAELQNAFDEVYINGMDPQEAMDMVKRRVQPMLDKYLRESKIRQEAQR comes from the coding sequence ATGAAAACCCTTGGCAAGCTCGTTCCTCTGTTGGCCGTCGTTCTCGTGATCGGCGCTTTCTGGGCAAGCGAAGTAATCGTCAGGCCGAAGGAGATCAAAGACAGGGTCCGGATCAGCTATTGGGAGAAGTGGTCCGACATCGAGTTCGAGGCGATCAAGCGGGTCGTAGACGAGTTCAACGACTCGCAGGACGATATCTACGTCGATCTGCTCCCTGTCTCGAGCATCCACCAGAAGACCATGCTGGCGACCTCGGCGGGGGTCCCGCCCGACGTCGCGGGGCTCTACAGCTTCAACGTCGCGCAGTACGTCCACGACAACGCGATCATTCCGCTCGACGAGTTCTGCAAAGATGCCGGCATCACCCGCGACGACTACATCGCCGTCTACTGGGACCTCGGCGTCTTCCAGGGCAAGATCTACGCTCTTCCGACCACGCCTGCGACGAACGCGCTGCACTACAACAAGGCGATGTTCCGCAACGCTGGGCTCGACGCCGACTCGCCGCCGAAGACGATCGAAGAGCTGGACGAGTACTCCAAGGCACTGACTAAGATCGGCAAGAACGGCTCGATCGTTCAGAGCGGGTTCATGCACGCCGAACCGGGCTGGTGGAACTGGGCGTGGGGCTACTTCTTCGGCGGTCGGCTCTGGGACGGCGAGTCGCAGATCACCTGCAACGAGCCCGAGATCGTCGAAGCGATGCGTTGGGTGCAGAAGCACGCGCAACAGTTCGGGACTGGCAACCTGCAGAACTTCAAGAGCGGGTTCGGCAAGTTCGCCTCTCCACAGAACGCCTTCATGGACGAGAAGGTCGCCATGGTCCTGCAGGGCGTTTGGATGTCGAACTTCATCAACACGTACAACCCCGACCTGGAGTGGGACGCGGTGCCGTTCCCCCACCCCGCGAGCCGCCCAGACCTTGCAAATATGACGATCGCAGAGGCCGACATCCTCGTCATCCCGCGCGGAGCAAAGCACCCGAAGGAAGCGTTCGAGTTCATCAAGTTCGTGCAGTCGCAGCACGCCATGGAGCTGCTCTGCCTCGGCCAGCGCAAGCACTCGCCGCTCGCCGAAGCCAGCGACGAGTTCTACGAGCAGCACCCCAACCCGCGCATCCGGCTCTTCACGGAGCTTGCGAAAGGCCCGAACGCGGTCTCCGTGCCCAAGATCGCGATCTGGCCCGAGTATCAGGCAGAACTGCAAAACGCCTTCGACGAGGTCTACATCAACGGCATGGACCCACAAGAGGCGATGGACATGGTCAAAAGGCGCGTCCAGCCCATGCTCGACAAGTACCTGCGCGAGAGCAAGATCAGGCAGGAGGCGCAACGGTGA
- a CDS encoding transposase translates to MARSGYKHWRNDQSDGQLMFVTTTCLDFAHLFARPELRTVVVKSILSDCIHYSARLYAYVVMKHHAHLVVQAPDGRTVSWLVQRIKTNSAKIITPLLTAEEKGELSAQAKLNDRRIWMRSFRGITIDREKMLDQKIAYVHENPIRAELCTNLVDYPWSSAKVSLNEAWDDSSGLATACLRDLEDRTLHTASVEGW, encoded by the coding sequence ATGGCAAGGAGCGGATACAAGCACTGGCGGAACGACCAGTCAGATGGACAACTCATGTTCGTCACGACAACCTGCCTGGACTTCGCCCACCTGTTCGCAAGGCCAGAGCTAAGGACGGTCGTCGTAAAGTCGATCCTCTCAGATTGCATTCACTACTCGGCTCGGCTATATGCCTACGTCGTCATGAAGCATCACGCGCACCTCGTCGTCCAAGCCCCAGACGGCCGCACAGTCTCTTGGCTCGTGCAGCGGATCAAGACGAACTCGGCAAAGATAATTACGCCGCTTCTTACTGCAGAAGAGAAGGGCGAATTGAGTGCGCAGGCCAAGCTTAACGACCGCAGAATTTGGATGCGCTCTTTTCGTGGAATCACGATTGATAGAGAAAAAATGCTCGACCAGAAAATCGCCTACGTCCACGAAAACCCGATCAGGGCAGAGCTTTGTACAAACCTAGTTGACTATCCTTGGAGCAGTGCGAAGGTGAGCCTCAACGAAGCTTGGGACGACTCGTCTGGCCTAGCCACAGCTTGTCTGCGCGACCTTGAAGATAGAACCCTCCACACTGCGAGTGTGGAGGGATGGTAA
- a CDS encoding OsmC family protein, with protein sequence MSSEIQEKVICNGVDVTALGEVIGAIEQDKTIAEFTFRADNKWIDGALNRTTIKDFKGGGGEQVRDKEFVIDNDEPPVLLGKDTAVNPVEWLLHAIAGCITTTTIYHGAARGIKISEMSIKLSADLDLRGLLDIPGSDRPGYTSINMDVTIKGDASAEDLRELVEFAKNHSPSVDVINNGTPVNATVNAN encoded by the coding sequence ATGTCAAGCGAAATCCAGGAGAAAGTAATCTGCAACGGAGTCGACGTGACCGCGCTAGGCGAGGTCATCGGCGCGATCGAACAGGACAAGACCATCGCTGAGTTCACCTTCCGCGCCGACAATAAGTGGATCGACGGCGCGCTCAACCGCACCACGATCAAGGACTTCAAAGGCGGCGGCGGAGAACAGGTCCGCGACAAGGAGTTCGTGATCGACAACGACGAGCCGCCAGTGTTGCTCGGAAAAGACACTGCGGTCAACCCGGTCGAGTGGCTGTTGCACGCGATCGCGGGTTGCATCACGACGACCACGATCTACCACGGTGCCGCGCGCGGGATCAAGATCAGCGAGATGTCGATCAAGCTCTCAGCTGACCTCGATCTGCGAGGGCTCTTGGACATTCCCGGCTCTGACAGACCTGGTTACACGAGCATCAACATGGACGTGACGATCAAGGGCGACGCCTCTGCGGAAGACCTGAGGGAGCTCGTCGAGTTCGCGAAGAACCACTCGCCGTCGGTCGACGTCATCAACAACGGCACGCCTGTAAACGCGACCGTCAACGCTAACTGA
- a CDS encoding DUF3179 domain-containing protein, with the protein MLDGKELTIGVSGMLWKNSLVMYDRETETLWSHFTGEGLAGPNKGKTLKMLRSTPRVKWPDWVAAYPDTKVLKVDGMTHKVVSRYAGYFRDPSKFGMRPVENSDKRLRGKALVLGVLVGDTRTAISFDLLAEEVIVEANVGGQRIAVYMDSETRLFGAVELPDGVEVTDVSERRITTSDGKSYSAADGQGDGDSLTMLPAIRTFWFAWSDHHPETELITGR; encoded by the coding sequence ATGCTGGACGGAAAGGAATTGACGATCGGTGTCAGCGGGATGCTGTGGAAGAACTCGCTCGTCATGTACGATCGCGAGACGGAGACGCTTTGGTCGCACTTCACCGGCGAAGGGTTGGCCGGTCCGAACAAGGGCAAGACGCTCAAGATGCTACGATCGACGCCCCGCGTGAAGTGGCCGGATTGGGTAGCAGCGTATCCGGACACTAAGGTGCTGAAAGTCGACGGCATGACGCACAAGGTTGTCAGTCGATATGCCGGGTACTTCCGCGATCCCTCGAAATTTGGAATGAGGCCTGTAGAGAACAGTGATAAGCGGCTACGGGGCAAAGCTTTGGTGCTGGGGGTTCTCGTCGGCGACACCAGAACCGCCATCTCGTTCGACTTGCTAGCTGAAGAAGTCATCGTCGAGGCGAATGTCGGCGGCCAGAGAATTGCGGTTTACATGGACTCCGAGACCAGGCTGTTCGGTGCGGTCGAACTGCCGGACGGCGTCGAAGTCACAGACGTCAGCGAAAGGAGAATCACGACGTCCGACGGCAAGTCGTACTCTGCCGCAGACGGCCAGGGCGACGGCGACAGTCTGACGATGCTGCCCGCTATCCGCACGTTCTGGTTTGCGTGGTCGGACCACCACCCGGAAACGGAACTGATCACCGGCCGTTGA
- a CDS encoding sigma-70 family RNA polymerase sigma factor, which produces MERDAFERLLQPVLQVGYGYAVKLTHNQDDAMDLVQDASIQAFKSIHTFTEGTNFKAWFMRILTNKFYKAKEKEARRGQTVSLDDAEDLFLYTESEKAGVRDSASQVIDALDQEEVQIAIDELPQEFRVVCLLYFMNDFSYEEIANVAEIPVGTVRSRLHRGRKVLQKKLWTLAESRGIVKKAQQEESHV; this is translated from the coding sequence ATGGAACGAGACGCTTTCGAGCGATTGCTCCAACCTGTGCTGCAGGTCGGATACGGTTATGCGGTCAAGCTGACGCACAACCAGGACGACGCTATGGACCTCGTTCAGGACGCGTCCATCCAGGCCTTCAAGAGCATCCACACCTTCACGGAGGGCACGAACTTCAAGGCGTGGTTCATGAGGATCCTCACGAACAAGTTCTACAAGGCGAAGGAGAAGGAGGCAAGGCGCGGCCAAACGGTCTCTCTCGATGATGCAGAGGACCTGTTCCTTTACACTGAGTCTGAAAAGGCCGGCGTGCGCGACAGCGCCAGTCAGGTAATCGACGCTCTCGACCAAGAAGAAGTGCAGATCGCCATCGACGAACTACCGCAAGAGTTCAGAGTTGTTTGCCTGCTATATTTCATGAATGACTTTAGTTACGAAGAGATCGCGAACGTCGCAGAAATACCAGTCGGCACCGTCAGGTCTCGCTTGCACCGCGGCCGCAAGGTGCTGCAGAAAAAGCTGTGGACCTTAGCTGAGTCCAGGGGAATCGTAAAGAAAGCCCAACAGGAGGAAAGTCATGTCTGA
- a CDS encoding DUF3179 domain-containing protein — MRPFTLSILVVLAFVMGCDEEASLAKAQDASSGFNKANIPSDLAILLPRDGIMAIWDPVFVSAAEANMPDDAEVIGFVHNGEAHAYSINLLDGHEIVNDVVGGERIAATW, encoded by the coding sequence ATGAGACCATTTACTCTATCAATTTTGGTTGTCCTCGCGTTCGTTATGGGATGCGATGAAGAAGCTTCGTTAGCTAAGGCACAAGACGCAAGCTCAGGATTCAACAAGGCGAACATTCCGTCAGACCTAGCGATCTTGCTGCCGCGCGATGGGATCATGGCGATCTGGGATCCGGTGTTCGTCTCGGCCGCCGAAGCGAATATGCCGGACGATGCCGAGGTGATCGGCTTCGTGCACAACGGCGAGGCGCACGCTTACTCGATCAATCTGCTGGACGGGCACGAGATCGTGAACGACGTCGTCGGCGGCGAACGGATCGCTGCAACGTGGTGA
- a CDS encoding DUF4382 domain-containing protein, with translation MGRGFILAALGAASVALVGCGGETSGGGGWLNIFMADAPLQNITALNITIDRIEAHLDGQWVEIETDPQTIDLLTLTQNETMIGSAGVPSGTYTQIRLFLSEATVTDDTGTHDVQIPSGAQTGLKLNVDATVGEGTVEILLDFNVQKSLTRTGNGQYKLKPVIPVLLKELAGSISGFAVHNGRPLFGVHITATYTAGPSYDIGTEVNTSMSMPDGSFKVWALKEGVYELDFILHTPGGLIIFVATVEDVVVTSGQNTNIGNVEHTPVIR, from the coding sequence ATGGGACGAGGGTTCATTCTGGCGGCTCTTGGTGCGGCGAGTGTCGCACTTGTCGGCTGCGGGGGTGAGACTTCCGGCGGAGGAGGTTGGCTCAACATCTTCATGGCCGACGCTCCGCTGCAAAATATAACGGCGCTCAACATCACCATCGACCGCATCGAGGCGCACCTCGACGGGCAATGGGTCGAGATCGAGACGGATCCGCAGACGATCGACCTTCTCACGCTGACGCAGAACGAAACGATGATCGGCTCGGCCGGAGTGCCGAGCGGGACTTACACCCAGATCAGGCTGTTCCTCAGCGAAGCGACCGTCACAGACGACACGGGCACTCACGACGTGCAGATTCCGAGCGGGGCACAGACCGGCCTCAAGCTCAACGTCGACGCCACCGTCGGAGAAGGCACGGTTGAGATCCTCCTCGACTTCAATGTGCAGAAATCGCTGACGCGAACCGGCAACGGACAGTACAAGCTCAAGCCTGTCATTCCGGTCTTGCTGAAGGAACTGGCAGGATCGATCTCCGGTTTCGCAGTGCACAACGGTCGCCCGCTGTTCGGCGTCCACATCACTGCGACTTACACGGCCGGCCCAAGTTATGACATCGGCACCGAGGTCAACACATCCATGAGCATGCCGGACGGCTCGTTCAAGGTCTGGGCGCTGAAGGAAGGCGTGTACGAGCTCGACTTCATTTTGCACACACCAGGCGGCCTGATCATCTTCGTTGCGACGGTAGAAGACGTAGTCGTCACCAGCGGGCAGAACACGAACATTGGCAACGTCGAGCACACGCCGGTCATCCGCTAG